In the genome of Deinococcus misasensis DSM 22328, one region contains:
- a CDS encoding HAD family hydrolase has protein sequence MISFKGVLFDMDGVLVDNNRFHRQAWKETAQTLLNLELSEHDLDTKVDGGRNPEIQERLTGQKPTPEEALHLHNFKEDLYRKAAHGNMQEVAGLSAYLKLLRDAGIPYAMVTSADRINVEFGLTELGLQDAFPLRVMGEDVQNGKPHPEPYLKGAALLGLDPADCLVHEDALSGVKSGVASGAQVCALTTTQTPENLREAGARWVVQDFREWMALL, from the coding sequence ATGATTTCTTTCAAAGGTGTGCTCTTTGACATGGACGGTGTCCTCGTGGACAACAACCGTTTCCACCGTCAGGCATGGAAAGAAACCGCGCAGACCCTGCTCAACCTTGAATTGTCCGAGCACGATCTGGACACCAAAGTGGACGGAGGCCGCAACCCCGAGATTCAGGAACGCCTGACCGGTCAAAAGCCCACCCCCGAAGAAGCCCTACACCTGCACAACTTCAAAGAAGACCTGTACCGCAAAGCTGCCCACGGGAACATGCAGGAGGTCGCAGGTCTCAGTGCTTACCTGAAACTCCTCAGGGACGCTGGCATTCCTTATGCCATGGTCACCAGTGCAGACCGCATCAATGTGGAATTTGGTCTGACAGAACTCGGGCTTCAGGATGCTTTTCCCTTGCGCGTGATGGGTGAAGACGTCCAAAACGGCAAACCCCACCCCGAGCCTTACCTGAAAGGGGCGGCTTTGCTGGGCCTTGATCCAGCAGACTGTCTGGTGCACGAAGACGCCCTTTCTGGTGTGAAAAGTGGTGTGGCCTCTGGAGCACAGGTGTGTGCCCTGACCACCACCCAGACCCCTGAAAACCTGCGTGAAGCAGGGGCCAGATGGGTGGTCCAAGATTTTAGGGAGTGGATGGCATTGCTTTAA
- a CDS encoding putative dsRNA-binding protein yields the protein MQNPKGDLIDYCRAQKLRNPKFETRGTGPEHEPLFITDVIINDEVRATGQGSSKRESERTASLLALESLTAQFGVLKSKEEPRKPSERPLRLGYAGGNAEGPYPIYADVLSQALVVANTRVDANRRGPESIDMVRRLTLDLYKGLLEELGAVEPSPTVDVKEA from the coding sequence ATGCAAAACCCCAAAGGCGACCTGATCGACTATTGTCGTGCCCAGAAACTCCGCAACCCCAAATTTGAAACCCGTGGAACCGGCCCCGAGCATGAACCCCTGTTCATCACCGATGTGATCATCAACGATGAAGTGCGGGCCACCGGACAGGGCTCCAGCAAACGCGAAAGCGAACGCACCGCCAGCCTCCTGGCCCTGGAATCCCTGACTGCACAATTTGGTGTTCTGAAAAGCAAAGAAGAACCCCGCAAACCCTCAGAGCGCCCTTTGCGCCTCGGGTACGCCGGAGGCAATGCAGAAGGACCTTACCCCATCTATGCCGATGTGCTGTCTCAGGCTCTGGTGGTGGCCAACACCCGCGTGGATGCCAACCGCCGTGGTCCAGAGAGCATCGACATGGTGCGCCGCCTGACCCTGGACCTGTATAAGGGTCTGCTGGAAGAACTCGGGGCGGTTGAACCTTCTCCAACGGTGGACGTCAAAGAAGCATGA